tttgtaacaggaaaaaatatgtttttcagtgGAAATTTTGTGGAATTTCGTAATGGACTCATAAATATATGCCCTATTGGTAGAAGCTGTAGTCAAGCAGAACGTGACGATTTTGCAGCATATGataaagtaatatataatttttccattatttatttttaaaaaatgtattttttatttgatttgggtgaaatgcaaacttaaaatttactataaaatttaatagaatttcattTGAAGTTGAGTTAATGTTGcttatattcatataatgtgtgataatagTCAAcctctttttgtaaaaattctattctatatttcatatttaaattttttttgaaaaccctCGTTgtgttattgaaatatatatatctgtgtgtGTTTGGTGTTTGTGTATGTATTGCCCTGAGACTCTATCTGAAATGgacaaaatttagaaagataAGATACCTCAAAActgaataagtttataaaaagaatattttaccgAGGTGGCAATTAGTATTTACtcttgttttttgttaattgtcCTGTTTGCATTAGCAAAGATAAACTATAATGTAGgttttctgtaataaaataattgtattattatttcactaatttatacaaaatgtgCCTTATTTATGTGATGTGTTATTGTAACTTaaagattttcaatttgttgtttcattttctttagaTACATAAAATTCGAGAATCGTTTGTAGAAGTTCTCAGAAAAACTTTTCCTAATCTTGGATTGGTATATTCTATTGGtgagttttttaattgatatgaaATGTGTTTCTATAAACGTTTCACTCTTTCTTGTTCAAAGTAGACAACTGAGTATTTTTGTTCAGctcaatataaataacattaaacacAAAAACAGTTATCTCAACCTTACTAcctatattacattttattgacataaaaattaatataaaagcatttattaataataattgataaaaggAACTAATCCAGAAGCAAATATTACgggattcttttaaaaatatatacattatactACCCATTCATTAATGAAACTATTTACATGgttagtttttgataaatttttaagtattagtttttcttcaatgccacaacaatgtaatttttaggtattatttcttcttcaatggcatttttaagtattaattctTCTTCAATAGCACAATAatggcatttttaaatattagttcttCTTCAATGGCCCTGAGTGGATAATGGCCTTCTCAAGGAGTCTTTTTCGGGCATTTCCCCATTTGGTGATTGTCTTCCAATTTTAAGTTCTCAGAATGTCGATGttttttttgaaacagttgATCCCTCTAAGGCAAGATTTGCCTCTTTGTCTAATTCCTATAGTCTTAGCTAGAAatagtttttgacagttttggTCTTCCTGCATTCTAACCATATGTCCAGCACACTTTATCCTTTGGATTTTCAAGCATTATGTGTCATCAGGctctttaaagattttatgtaattctaaatttgtttGCCTTCACCGTAAGCTGTCCACCTGAGTTCTACCACAAATACTTAGACCTTTTCTCTTGAAAATTGCCTTTGTCTCCTCTTCTCTCAAggttataaatattagttaatagtttaaaaattcatctcTGATTTCACAAagaacaatttcaattttcagtgttgtacaaatatttcaaataaactaaaatacaaatattatcttatactttttatataattatgcataaacaatgataatagtattaaaatttaagtcccGATTTTTACAAgtcattaattatttgttactttatgaatgttaaaaatttataagcaattttatcggatgaaatatttcttaaaccttttgttatattatatttaatttataggtAATGctcagtgtaaaaaaaaaaagactttattaTAGTGGGGGACTGGTCCTTAAggtgttgaaattaaattgttattgcattttatatataatctgtacacatgaaaattaatttgcaaaagtgttgataataaaattgattataaccttaataaaaatgttaaagtaattttttttgtgttaagtataacttaatttttaattgaacttactaattccaaaataaataagatatctGAAGGTTATAGGTATTAATAAGTTCAGttttagatattaataaatttagtcatgatttaaaaacaatcaaaacttAGCAGTATTATTGGTATGGGGTGAAgggaaaaaagttttagaacttaaaaaatatgtgttaaagctatttctaataatgtatagtaaaaaaaacttagaattttcttcaataaatctATTTGAATTTACCCAAAAAAAACTTTGTCGGAAATACCTTTCTGAGTACCTTAGCCAAATATTTACCCAAACATTCTACTAAATATTTGCTGTACCGAATATTTGGCAAAAGGGCCAAATACCAAATAGTGGCCAAATATTCGttacattcttatttttaacatcaaaattatatgcaagaattaatttaattttgaaaggctttcatatattttatatttacttttaaaaatttatgaaactatttGTAAATTTAGAGGACAGAATACAGaagttcttttttatatctgtagtgaattttattaaaaaattttattgtacttagaaattattttgaatttgcttGATTGgaagctattaaaatttattttctatcattttccTGTATTGGTTGTATGAATGTAATTTTCTATGTATTTCAcactttaataagttaattttaacaagcctgtttatgttttacatgtcaaaaattttataccatgcaaattttataatcactGCATGAGCTtgttaaattctatttattttttaccactcTTTAAGGTTATCAAAATTTGTCTAACTTCACCAATGTTCATTTATGCTTAATGCTTCTTTGTTATAATATCTAATACTTTTTTGTGAACAATACTTAAAACTTACCTAAATCAAAGTCTTAATGAAGATATAAGTTTtcattaatatgtatttaaaaaattattccttgtTTCTAgccaaaaataatgtttgaaatctttaatatttttttaactatacagaATTGTCTACTTTAATGTTTTAGGTGGACAGATTAGTTTTGATTGCTTTCCTGCTGGTTGGGATAAAACATTTTGCCTAAATTACGTTGAGAAAGATggttttgagaaaatatatttttttggtgaTAAAACTTCAGAAGGTGGAAATgattatgaattatttcatGATAAGAGAGTTATAGGACATACTGTGCAAAATCCTGAAGACACTATGatccaattgaaaaaaattttcttttcttaacagCATGTtattgtcataatttttttgtgtgttttataattattattgtctGAAAACCTTGcaattttgcttataattttccattcacgattttttttaaaaatatttttcgtgtaAAATTAAACTTCTCAAATGTTAATCAATGAAGatgtctaaaattttattttatttattcctttaaaagaaaaattttttagtgttgTTTACTGAATACTGTTACAAGCTACTTATCTTATATGTACCCCATGTAAGCAAATCATTTCCAATTGCTTTAACCATcaaagcaaagtttttttttatgaacattgttaatttttggtattaagttttcatattttcaatttgttgaatTTCCTTAGtagtagaattaaaataatataaatccttagttattattagtattaattaattcGGATAACTTGGTTACTGGGTAAGTTATACTATTTTCTACTGGTAGTCAACATGCTAATTTGGTTTGTTTTACAAGTGTGAATGAAATATTGGCCAGtgacatttaaacaaaaatcaatttcatgttttgttcatttttttttatttattaatatcattaaagaattatttgggATATTATTCCAAAATAATCACTTGAGTGTTGTGtaagttttacttttcatttttttttactaacagttaaaattttaattttgctttttgttatGTATGTtacatttatgttaatttaaaaactatttttctaaagtaataataaaaagttacaatttttaataacttactattattttttaatgaaaattgaggatagcatgaaataatatatatttttcatattttctattattaaataatatatacatataaattaatgtatgtGAGTATTTAGCATTTGCACTCCCTGGTGTTGAATTTCTGAattgaagaaaatgaattatCATAAGATGATTTTTTGTGTAAACTATGTAAACATTACAACGTTTCTATATGCAGAgctttttctttacatttggAGTTTTAgatacttaacttttttttcacaagtGCAAAGTACCAGTAATTGCAGGGAAGAGACTTCTGGTGACTTATATTTTATCCAGTGAGcttgtcttttttaaataatgtctgTCATCTAATCTAAAAAACAAATGTTGGCAATGAATAAACTAAATGTactgtattttatataaatgcatttaattcatgaattcttgtttttattttacaatattttttatctatacaCCTGacattagtatatatatatatattttttttttgaagtgaaaattaatcaatttttaatcacttactataattttttaataatatttgaggATAGCgtgaaataatatacatttctcatatttctattattaaatatatataaattaatgtatgtgagtatttagtttatttcacgAGTATATCTGAGAGTGTTGTATTTTGGTTTGTGGTTGGCTCTGATTTGTGGATGGACAGCACGTGTGACCAACGCCACCTGGTGGCCTCCGCAACGGTCTCAGTTGTGTGTTAGGCATTACTTGAAGTGACTGTGTGAGTGATCAGGTAAAATGCAACGTCGTCGTGAGTGAACGGGCATTCGAATGCAGCATGGTTGTGGGTGCTCGACGCATGGGACATTCCATTTTGGAAGTGGCTCTGGAATTCGGCTTCCCAAGGTCAACCGTGCCGAGAGTTTACCGAGAATGGGTGAATGATGGTGTCACAGTCCACAACAGACACCATTCCGGGCGTCCACAGGCCCTAAATGACCGAGACAAGCGTAACCCGAGACGTGTGGTAACTTGAGATGTGCAACAAAGAGCAAACGAGGAGAGCAAATGTGCAACAAATCACGGCTGAATTCAACACTGGCCATGATAGAGACGTGTCCCAGTGGACAATCCGTCGGAACATGCGTGTTCTCGGGTATGAGAGCTGTCGCCCCACACGTCTGCCACTGCTAACCCAGCGCCATCGGACAATTCGGCGTGCATTTGCCACCAATCACCACGGATGGACACTGCAACAGTGGCGCAATGTCATCTGGTCTGACGAATCACATTATCAATTGTTCCATGCTGATGGGAGGCACCGTGTGTGTCGCACACCGCACGAAGCGATGGATCTAGCATGCCAAGTGGGCACAGTCCAGGCCGGTGGCCTATCAGTCACGGTGTGGGGTGCATTTTCGTGGCATGGAATGGGCCCCCTGGTCGTTCTGGATGCCACATTGACAGGTCAGCGGTATCTTCAGCTGCTTGGAGACCATCTCCACCCTTTTGTCATGTTTCAACACCCTGATGACATTGCTGTGTATCAAGATGACAACGCAGCCCCACATCACGCCAATATCGTCTGTGCCTGGTTTGACGAGCATGCAGGTGAGATCCAACGACTGAATTGGCCACCTCGAAGTCCTGATATGAACCCCATTGAACATATCTGGGATGCCCTCGACATCAGGCTCAGAGCATTGAATCCTCAACCCACGAACAGGCCACAATCGACTGCCACTCTGCAGGATGTGTGGTGCCAACTACCTCCGGACGTGTTCCAGAGCCTTGCAGACTTACTTCCACGCCGTATTGCTGCACTCCGCAGGGCCAGAGGGGGCCCGACCAGATATTAGGTGGGTATCCCATGAGTTTTGCTCAGTCAGTGTACATATGTGTAATTATAAGAGGAGCATAAACTACGAGCATCACGTGGTTGGGGGGCTAGGCTAGTGGTATGGTGAATGTAAGTGAAGCTTCATAAGTATCGTTAAAATGAAAGAGCTGAAGATGCTGATAAGCTCTGACCAAAAGGTAATGTGGATAAGTTACATTTTTCCTCTCTGGGTGTACGCAAATAATATTTCCACCGGTATCAAGAAGTCACCTAACCCACTATTGTATGACAGAATCAACAGGGTAAGCCTGTATTTCCACCTATATGGCAAGCAAACCGTAAGGAATGTTGTTGAAAGTGCAGGTAAAGGGTAATGGAGAAAGTGAATGCCATTTTGTAACGAAATGGATAGAGTTTAAAACATCAACTCACGTGAAAACGAGCAGACTTCCACTTGGTCCCTCGTGACAAGAAATTTTGTTAACCACCAACAGGAAAGCAGAtgattacaaataaaactgtaagtGCACCTACCTACAACTCCGACGCATGGAACCAGTTACTCCAGAAGAAATGCCAACAAGTTGTTCGGCTACAAAGACGTATTGTTAAGGCTGTCCAACAAGGAAGATGGGGTAAGGTGAAAGCTTTACAACATCTTCTCACACGCTTCTTTAGTAGCAAAGCTTTAACTGATAAAAGAGTAACTGAAAAACACGGAAAAAACACGGCAGGTGTAGATCGTCAACTGTGGTTAACTTGCAATGCTAAAATTCAAGGAATAAAGCAGTTAAAGCAAAGAGGATATAAACCTTCCCCGCTAAAAcgaatttatatcaataaatctAATGGCAAAAGAAGACCTCTTGGCATACCCAGGATAAAAGATAGAGCTATGCAAGCATTGTATTTGTTTGCTCTGGAACCAATATCTGAAACAATCAGTGATCGTCACTCCTACGGCTTTAGGTCCAAAAGATCCTGCGCAGATGCTATTAAGGCTTGTCACTTATTATTGGCAAGGCGCAATCGACCACAATGGATATTAAAAGGCGATATCAAAGGGTGCTTTGACAACATTAACCATGAATGGCTTATGAAGCATATTcctatggagaaaaaaattctccagtTGGTTAAAGGCTGGTTTCTTAGAGTCAAAAACCTTGTATCCCACAACTGAGGGCACTCCGCAAGGAGGTATAATTTCTCCAATAGCTAATTTTACCTTAGATGGCCTTGAACGGTTATTAGAAAGTCACTTTGGTAAATTAGGTAGCAAAAGAAGAGACAAAATCAGAAGTGGAGTAAATTAAATCAGGTACGCAGACGACTTTATTATTTCAGGTTTTACACATGAGTTACTGGAAGATGAAGTCAAGCCTATGGTATTATCCTTTCTTCGTGAAAGAGGTCTAGCTCTGTCAGAAGAAAAGACAAAGATTACATTTATTGCAAAAGGGTTCGGCTTTCTTGGCTGTAATGTGCGTAGATATAGtaagaaattattcattacGAAGGAAAGTATTAAAAGGTTTCTTAAAAAAGTGTGtgcattaataaaagtaaatataggCAGTTCACAAGCTGTAGTAATTAAATCACTCAACCCTTTTTTAAGAGGATGGGGAAACCACTACCGTCATGCTAAAAAAGCGTTCAGCAAGATAGACAATGAAATTTGGCATAGTTTATGGAAATGGGCAAAGACAAGACATCCGTAAAGGATAAAAAATCGTTACTTTAAAGTAATGAATCATCGTCAATGGGTATTTGCTACTTCTGTATGCAAGAACAAACCAAAGGGAATAAGGTTTATGAGCTTACTCAAACTAAGCAACATTCCTATTAGACATCATGTTAAAATCAGGGCGGATGCAAATTCACTTGActtataatgtaaaaagtattttgatgaGAGAGTGAAACGAACAAGAATGTTACCAAGCTACTTTTCAAGAGAAGGTTCTCTACTGTTAGTGTCACCACTAAAGTTGATGTATTCTGAGGATTTATGAAAGACAAACCGGTTCGAGAAAAGAAGAACTTAGATAAGGGGTTCAAGCGTAGTGTAGGGAAACCTGCATGCTGCGTTTCTAAGGGAGGGAGTAGTAGTAATACTGCTTCCTTACCTGACCAGTTCACTAAAACTAAGGGCTTTGAAAAGCGTACTCAATATTACGCTGCTAAAGCCTATTCCAATCAAGCAAATCAAGGTGATGATTATCATAATCTCAAGAAATTATCCTCAGCGCTGTTGCTGATTGCATTATTTTTCCAGATAAGACTAAGTACAAATCACATCATCTTAGTAAAGAATAGCTTTGAGCATGACTAAAAGGACTTTTATTTCGTATTCATAGAACtaccaaaatttacaaaaacgaAAGAAGATCAACTAGAAAATATAGTTGAAAAGTGGTGTTATTTTTTTCGATATGCAGCAGAAACAAGGGAAGAGGACCTAGATAAAATAGTTGGTAGTGACGTCATCATCAAACGAGCGTATGAAAAGATGAATAAGTTTAATTGGTCAGAAGAAGAGTTACTAGCatatgaacaaattaaaaaacacataaaagtTTGATGAAGGTGTTAAATTAGGTCAAGAAAAAGGGAGACAAGAAGGCATCCAAATCGGTCATGAAAAATGTAGAGAAGAGggacaaaaagaagaaaaaattgaagtcGCAAAAAACCTACTTAGAGCTGGTGTATCTGTCAATTTAATAGCTGAATCTACTGGTCTCCCTCAAGCTGAAATTAAACAACTTCAGAAGGAAATAGTTGTTGGTTGTCCACTGTTGGATCATTTAAACAGGTTCTAGGTTTATCATCTGTTTTTCCTGGCAACTGACTCTCTGACCGGCTAATGTTAACAAGGGCAAGTATAGAATTAATTGTTCCTTTAACCAACTGTTCTTATAAAGCTTGTGTGTTTGCTCTGCTTCTTCAACTTCACTTTTTTAGCCTATGAAAGGGATTGTTTTGGTTGCTTGTACTACCTCTCCTGCATTCTTGCTACCTTTTAAGTGATCAAGATATTCTCTGGCTGTCATACTCACTTATTTTCTACCTAGATAATCTTGGAATTTTTTACTACTTAAATTCATATCAGCGTTAATAAGTAACGGTACACTACCTTCCACATTAATCTTAGTCCCAAAGTTGTATAACTGTACTCTGGATACTTCTTGACCATTAACCTGAATAAGGCCAAGCTCCTTATCTTGCTCTGCGAGAAGTTGAcgttctgtt
Above is a window of Parasteatoda tepidariorum isolate YZ-2023 chromosome 5, CAS_Ptep_4.0, whole genome shotgun sequence DNA encoding:
- the LOC107444617 gene encoding phosphomannomutase 2 — protein: MGKELVLFDVDGTLTLSRQIISDEMKDFLKVLREKVSIGLVGGSDMKKITEQMNEGSAVVNKYDYIFAENGLVAYKNGSLVGKQSILGHMGEEKLQNLINFCLMYMSKITLPVKRGNFVEFRNGLINICPIGRSCSQAERDDFAAYDKIHKIRESFVEVLRKTFPNLGLVYSIGGQISFDCFPAGWDKTFCLNYVEKDGFEKIYFFGDKTSEGGNDYELFHDKRVIGHTVQNPEDTMIQLKKIFFS